Proteins encoded in a region of the Salipiger sp. CCB-MM3 genome:
- a CDS encoding HAD-IIB family hydrolase has translation MSLDTTKARDIATCRFVLATDLDGTFLGGTDADRKTLYDWIEANRDTVGLIFVTGRDPRFIRELCDGGVPWPEFVVGDVGTTIAEVQDGDIHPIEPLEEEIAETWGNAGDTVRAALHGHPGLTLQPTDFRYRISYDLDAEAFDPSAHDKVREMGHDPLVSDNRYFDVLPRGISKGPSLRRLVSHLKIEERRVLAAGDTLNDLSMLQCGLPAVAVGGAEDALIKEVKDLPHVHKAQRIGAAGILEAIQTFEMHDLPKGA, from the coding sequence ATGAGCCTCGACACCACGAAGGCCCGAGACATCGCAACCTGCCGCTTCGTGCTGGCGACCGATCTCGACGGCACCTTCCTCGGCGGCACCGATGCGGACCGGAAAACCCTCTATGACTGGATCGAGGCGAACCGCGACACTGTGGGCCTGATCTTCGTCACCGGCCGCGACCCGCGCTTCATCCGCGAGCTTTGCGACGGCGGCGTGCCGTGGCCCGAGTTCGTGGTCGGCGACGTGGGCACCACCATCGCCGAGGTGCAGGATGGCGACATCCACCCGATCGAGCCGCTCGAAGAAGAGATCGCCGAGACATGGGGCAACGCCGGTGACACGGTGCGCGCGGCGCTCCACGGCCACCCCGGCCTGACGCTGCAGCCCACCGATTTCCGCTACCGCATCAGCTATGACCTCGATGCCGAGGCGTTCGATCCTTCGGCGCACGACAAGGTGCGCGAGATGGGCCATGACCCGCTGGTCTCGGACAACCGCTATTTCGACGTGCTGCCGCGCGGCATTTCCAAAGGGCCGTCGCTGCGCCGTCTCGTCTCGCATCTGAAGATCGAAGAGCGCCGCGTGCTTGCCGCGGGCGACACGCTCAACGATCTGTCGATGCTGCAATGCGGGCTGCCCGCCGTCGCCGTGGGCGGCGCCGAGGACGCCCTGATCAAAGAGGTCAAGGACCTGCCGCATGTCCATAAAGCGCAGCGCATCGGCGCCGCGGGCATCCTCGAGGCGATCCAGACCTTCGAAATGCACGACCTTCCGAAAGGAGCCTGA
- the ggpS gene encoding glucosylglycerol-phosphate synthase, giving the protein MPSDLVIVYHRQPYEEVEVNGKIEFRENKSPNGIVPTLKSFFGSVDKAAWVAWKEAEDPSNPGFDRVVDIEDSFGKYTVSRLPLTAEQVRSFYHITSKEAFWPILHGFKEKYNYDPVDWPTFREVNWAFAEAAASEAAHGAAVWVHDYNLWLVPGYLRQMRPDLRISFYHHTPFPAADMFNVLPWRGEIIDSLLAADVVGFHIPRYASNFLSCVRSLRDVGQVPRTKVAEDMMSEGSALSDRTVPTEIHLDDGHVVHLGVTPVGVNTDYIKSLAESEDTDKLAARFRSEIGDGKLLLSVGRTDYTKGGADQLLAFERLLERRPDLRGQVRLLHVSVPANRNMTVYEPIQKELEEIAGRINGRFGSFTFQPCALISRAIPFEELVAWYQVADVAWITPLADGMNLVCKEYVASRKDGDGVLVLSEFAGAAVELGAAVLTNPWSTRAMDFAIDLAIDMPEEERRARIALLRSAVEKRDTNHWASDQLALLSPKDFGKQDEDAAPVGGETEDA; this is encoded by the coding sequence ATGCCCAGTGATCTGGTGATCGTCTACCACCGCCAGCCCTATGAAGAGGTTGAGGTGAATGGCAAGATCGAGTTCCGTGAAAACAAAAGCCCCAACGGCATCGTCCCCACGCTGAAGAGCTTCTTCGGCTCAGTCGACAAGGCCGCGTGGGTGGCATGGAAAGAGGCCGAGGACCCCTCGAACCCCGGTTTCGACCGCGTGGTGGATATCGAGGACAGCTTTGGCAAATACACCGTCTCGCGCCTGCCGCTGACCGCCGAACAAGTGCGCAGCTTTTACCACATCACCTCGAAAGAGGCGTTCTGGCCGATCCTGCACGGGTTCAAGGAAAAGTATAACTACGACCCGGTCGACTGGCCGACCTTCCGCGAGGTGAACTGGGCCTTCGCCGAGGCCGCCGCCTCGGAGGCCGCCCATGGCGCGGCGGTCTGGGTCCACGACTACAACCTATGGCTGGTGCCCGGCTACCTGCGCCAGATGCGCCCCGACCTGCGCATCTCCTTCTATCACCACACGCCCTTCCCGGCAGCGGATATGTTCAACGTGCTGCCGTGGCGCGGCGAGATCATCGACTCGCTGCTGGCCGCCGACGTGGTGGGCTTTCACATCCCGCGCTACGCCTCGAACTTCCTGAGCTGTGTGCGAAGCCTGCGCGACGTGGGCCAAGTGCCGCGCACCAAGGTCGCCGAAGACATGATGTCGGAAGGCTCGGCGCTGTCGGACCGCACGGTGCCGACCGAGATCCACCTCGACGACGGGCATGTGGTGCATCTTGGCGTGACCCCCGTGGGCGTGAACACCGACTACATCAAAAGCCTTGCCGAGAGCGAGGACACCGACAAGCTGGCCGCCCGCTTCCGCTCGGAGATCGGCGACGGCAAGCTGCTGCTGTCGGTCGGGCGCACCGATTACACCAAGGGCGGTGCCGATCAGCTTCTGGCGTTCGAGCGTCTGCTGGAGCGCCGCCCGGACCTGCGCGGTCAGGTGCGTCTGCTGCACGTCTCGGTGCCCGCCAACCGCAATATGACCGTCTACGAGCCGATCCAGAAAGAGCTCGAAGAGATCGCGGGCCGGATCAACGGGCGTTTCGGCAGCTTCACCTTCCAGCCCTGCGCGCTGATCTCGCGCGCCATTCCCTTCGAGGAACTGGTGGCGTGGTATCAAGTGGCCGACGTGGCGTGGATCACCCCGCTCGCCGACGGCATGAACCTTGTGTGCAAGGAATATGTCGCCTCGCGCAAGGATGGTGACGGCGTACTGGTGCTGTCGGAATTCGCCGGCGCCGCGGTGGAGCTTGGCGCGGCAGTGCTGACCAACCCCTGGTCGACGCGCGCCATGGATTTCGCCATCGATCTGGCCATCGACATGCCCGAGGAAGAGCGCCGTGCCCGGATCGCGCTGCTGCGAAGCGCGGTGGAAAAGCGCGACACCAACCATTGGGCCAGCGACCAGCTTGCGCTTCTGTCGCCGAAGGATTTCGGCAAGCAGGACGAGGACGCCGCTCCGGTCGGCGGCGAGACTGAAGACGCCTGA
- a CDS encoding GNAT family N-acetyltransferase, which translates to MNIALEPAIADDADTLAALRVAAMRPSLEALGRFDPDRARNRFLDSYTPEDTTVLRCDGALAGFMVQRHRPEDLYLDHLYIAPEFQGRGLGDRLLSAAMERAQSGGLPIRLIALVGSPANGFYRSRGFVPGPDDGIDVSYLWQPRPA; encoded by the coding sequence ATGAACATCGCCCTAGAGCCCGCCATCGCTGACGACGCCGATACCCTTGCCGCGCTGCGCGTCGCGGCAATGCGCCCAAGCCTCGAGGCGCTGGGGCGTTTCGATCCCGACCGCGCGCGAAACAGGTTCCTTGACAGCTATACGCCTGAGGACACGACCGTGCTGCGCTGCGACGGCGCGCTCGCGGGCTTTATGGTTCAGCGCCATCGGCCCGAGGATCTCTATCTCGATCACCTCTACATCGCGCCAGAATTTCAGGGGCGCGGGCTCGGCGACCGACTCCTCTCCGCCGCGATGGAGCGGGCGCAAAGCGGCGGCCTGCCGATCCGGCTCATCGCCCTCGTTGGAAGCCCAGCCAATGGGTTCTACCGCTCCCGCGGCTTCGTCCCAGGCCCCGACGACGGAATCGACGTCTCCTATCTCTGGCAGCCGCGGCCCGCGTGA
- a CDS encoding DUF4174 domain-containing protein yields MLRRPFPLTAVGLAAAATLAAPIAGQAAGEIFRPLPAEQRDLQDMRWDKRPVLLFAPSESDETYSQQMALFRQAEAELRDRDIVVLSDLQPDQPSPLRQGFSPGGFKLVLVGKDGGVKLEEDAVLSPEQLFAAIDRMPMRRNETND; encoded by the coding sequence ATGCTTCGACGCCCATTCCCCCTCACCGCGGTCGGCCTCGCCGCCGCAGCCACGCTTGCCGCTCCAATCGCCGGTCAGGCCGCTGGCGAGATTTTCCGCCCGCTTCCCGCAGAGCAGCGCGACCTGCAGGACATGCGCTGGGACAAGCGCCCGGTGCTGCTCTTCGCGCCGTCCGAAAGCGATGAGACCTACAGCCAGCAGATGGCGCTCTTCCGTCAGGCCGAGGCGGAACTGCGCGACCGCGATATCGTGGTGCTCAGCGACCTGCAGCCGGATCAGCCGAGCCCGCTGCGGCAGGGGTTCTCGCCCGGCGGCTTTAAGCTGGTGCTGGTCGGCAAGGACGGCGGCGTGAAGCTGGAAGAAGACGCGGTGCTGTCCCCCGAGCAGCTTTTCGCGGCGATCGACCGGATGCCGATGCGGCGGAACGAAACGAACGACTGA
- a CDS encoding class II 3-deoxy-7-phosphoheptulonate synthase, producing MTEWSKSSWRTKPRIQMPDYQDQAELNAVEAQLSKYPPLVFAGEARRLREELGKASRGEAFLLQGGDCAEAFDQFSANSIRDTFKVMLQMAMVLTYGAKVPVVKVGRMAGQFAKPRSAPTETVDGVELPSFRGDIINELAFTPEARKPDPRKMLQAYTQAAATLNLIRAFSTGGYADVHQVHQWTLGFVEGEKATRYRDMANRISDTLDFMKAAGVDSNRSAALHQVNFYTSHESLLLEYEEALTRIDSTSGKWLAGSGHMIWIGDRTRQPDGAHVEFARGVMNPIGLKCGPSMTTEDLKVLIEKLNPENEAGRLTLISRFGAGNVGDHLPRLVKTVKEMGANVVWTCDPMHGNTIKSASGYKTRPFDSVLREVREFFAVHRDEGTVPGGVHFEMTGQDVTECTGGLYAVSDENLSDRYHTACDPRLNASQSLELAFLVAEELTALRDKSADVASA from the coding sequence ATGACCGAGTGGAGCAAATCGAGCTGGAGAACCAAACCGCGGATTCAGATGCCGGATTATCAAGATCAGGCAGAACTGAACGCTGTCGAGGCTCAGCTTTCGAAGTATCCACCGCTGGTTTTTGCGGGCGAGGCCCGTCGCCTGCGCGAAGAGCTGGGCAAAGCGTCGCGCGGCGAGGCGTTCCTGCTGCAGGGCGGTGACTGCGCCGAAGCCTTCGATCAGTTCTCGGCCAATTCCATCCGCGACACCTTCAAGGTGATGCTGCAGATGGCGATGGTGCTCACCTATGGCGCCAAGGTGCCGGTGGTGAAAGTGGGCCGGATGGCCGGTCAGTTCGCCAAGCCGCGTTCGGCCCCCACGGAAACCGTGGATGGCGTCGAACTGCCGAGCTTCCGCGGCGACATCATCAACGAGCTGGCCTTCACCCCCGAAGCGCGCAAGCCCGATCCGCGCAAGATGCTGCAGGCCTACACGCAGGCGGCGGCGACGCTGAACCTGATCCGCGCCTTCTCGACCGGCGGCTATGCCGACGTGCATCAGGTGCACCAGTGGACGCTCGGCTTCGTCGAGGGCGAGAAAGCCACGCGCTACCGCGACATGGCGAACCGCATCTCGGACACGCTGGACTTCATGAAGGCCGCTGGTGTCGACAGCAACCGTTCGGCGGCGCTGCATCAGGTGAACTTCTACACCAGCCACGAGTCGCTGCTGCTGGAGTATGAAGAGGCGCTGACCCGCATCGACTCGACCTCGGGCAAATGGCTCGCGGGCTCGGGCCACATGATCTGGATCGGCGACCGCACCCGCCAGCCCGATGGCGCGCACGTGGAATTTGCCCGCGGCGTGATGAACCCGATCGGCCTCAAGTGCGGCCCCTCGATGACCACCGAAGATCTCAAGGTGCTGATCGAGAAGTTGAACCCCGAGAACGAAGCGGGCCGGCTGACGCTGATCTCGCGCTTCGGTGCAGGCAATGTGGGCGATCACCTGCCGCGTCTGGTGAAAACCGTGAAGGAAATGGGCGCCAATGTCGTCTGGACCTGCGATCCGATGCACGGCAATACCATCAAGTCGGCCTCGGGCTACAAGACGCGCCCGTTCGACTCGGTGCTGCGCGAGGTGCGCGAGTTCTTCGCCGTGCACCGCGACGAGGGCACCGTGCCCGGCGGCGTGCATTTCGAGATGACCGGTCAGGATGTGACCGAATGCACCGGTGGCCTTTACGCCGTGTCCGACGAGAACCTGTCGGACCGCTACCACACCGCTTGCGATCCGCGTCTCAACGCCTCGCAGTCGCTGGAACTGGCCTTCCTCGTCGCCGAGGAACTGACCGCGCTGCGCGACAAATCGGCGGATGTTGCCTCGGCCTGA
- a CDS encoding GlxA family transcriptional regulator, translated as MPDPRVPAAPASLQKPRRFTFVLLEQFTLLSFSAAIEALRIANRMSGQTLYEWSLAGADGDTVRCSAGPEFKVASELPELGRDDTILVCGGIDVHLATSRKLLNWLRREARRCQAVGGLCTASWTLAKAGLLDGKRATIHWENHDGFAEEFEEVELSKRIYVIDGNRMTAAGGTASIDLMLKIIADDHGADLANAVADQIIYSSIRTDQDSQRLSVPTRIGVRHPKLSQVIHRMEANIEEPISPAVLAKEVGMSTRQLERLFRRYLNRSPKRYYMELRLQKARNLLMQTDMSVINVALACGFASPSHFSKCYRAHYQTTPYRERGTQGTVRAED; from the coding sequence ATGCCCGACCCGCGAGTGCCCGCCGCACCAGCCAGCCTGCAGAAGCCGCGCCGCTTCACCTTTGTTTTGCTGGAGCAATTCACGCTTCTGAGCTTTTCCGCCGCGATCGAGGCTTTGCGCATCGCCAATCGCATGTCAGGTCAGACGCTCTACGAATGGAGCCTTGCAGGTGCCGATGGCGATACGGTGCGTTGCTCGGCGGGGCCGGAGTTCAAGGTTGCCTCCGAACTGCCCGAATTGGGCCGGGACGATACGATCTTGGTCTGCGGCGGTATCGACGTGCATCTGGCCACCTCCCGCAAGCTGCTGAACTGGCTGCGCCGCGAGGCGCGGCGCTGTCAGGCAGTTGGCGGGCTGTGCACCGCCAGTTGGACGCTGGCCAAGGCCGGGCTGCTCGACGGCAAGCGCGCGACGATTCACTGGGAGAACCACGACGGCTTCGCCGAGGAATTCGAAGAGGTGGAACTGTCAAAGCGGATCTATGTGATCGACGGCAACCGCATGACGGCGGCGGGCGGCACCGCCTCGATCGACCTGATGCTGAAGATCATCGCCGACGATCACGGTGCCGATCTCGCCAATGCCGTCGCCGACCAAATCATCTACAGCTCGATCCGCACCGATCAGGACAGCCAGCGGCTTTCGGTGCCCACCCGCATCGGCGTGCGCCACCCCAAGCTCAGTCAGGTCATCCACCGTATGGAGGCCAATATCGAAGAGCCGATCAGCCCTGCGGTGCTGGCCAAGGAAGTGGGCATGTCCACCCGCCAGCTTGAACGGCTGTTCCGGCGCTACCTTAACCGCTCGCCCAAGCGCTACTACATGGAACTGCGCCTGCAGAAGGCGCGCAACCTGCTGATGCAGACCGACATGAGCGTGATCAACGTCGCGCTGGCCTGCGGTTTTGCCAGCCCTTCGCATTTCTCCAAATGCTACCGGGCGCATTACCAGACCACGCCCTACCGCGAGCGCGGCACCCAAGGCACGGTGCGGGCCGAGGACTAA
- a CDS encoding PQQ-dependent sugar dehydrogenase — MRDRFITFSSTLSVMIALAGGPALALETSAGEMRITPVVDGLEMPWGFDFLPGGGVLISEKAGVLLRVKEGRAEPLSGLPEVADRGQGGLLDVLVPEDFAQSREIFMTYAKPQEDGGAGTAVLRAVLPEAGTALQDVQLIFEMTQGNSSGRHFGSRLVEGPDDTLFVTVGELGEAAAAQDLSRHNGSVLRIGRDGSVPQDNPFIGTAGAQAAIWSFGHRNPQGAAMDAEGRLWVAEHGAKGGDEVNLIERAGNYGWPVISYGTHYSGAKIGEGTEKPGLTQPVFYWDPSIAPSGMVFLEDSAVPAWDGDALVGSLKFDFISRLSGEPLREVERIEAPETGRVRDVDQGPDGAIWFLSEIDGTLYRMTPQTGAGEDG; from the coding sequence ATGCGAGACCGCTTCATCACTTTTTCGAGCACGCTGAGCGTGATGATTGCCTTAGCGGGCGGACCGGCTTTGGCGCTGGAGACCAGCGCGGGTGAAATGCGGATCACGCCGGTTGTCGACGGGCTCGAGATGCCGTGGGGGTTCGATTTCCTGCCCGGCGGCGGCGTGCTGATCAGCGAGAAGGCGGGTGTTCTGCTGCGCGTCAAGGAGGGGCGGGCCGAGCCCCTTTCGGGCCTGCCAGAGGTCGCCGACAGGGGTCAGGGCGGGTTGCTCGATGTCCTGGTGCCCGAGGATTTTGCGCAGAGCCGCGAGATCTTCATGACCTATGCCAAGCCGCAGGAGGACGGCGGCGCGGGCACGGCGGTGCTGCGCGCGGTGCTTCCCGAGGCGGGCACGGCGCTGCAGGACGTGCAGCTGATCTTTGAGATGACGCAGGGCAATTCCAGCGGGCGGCATTTCGGCTCGCGTCTGGTCGAGGGGCCGGACGACACGCTCTTTGTCACGGTTGGCGAGCTGGGCGAGGCGGCGGCGGCGCAGGACCTGTCGCGCCACAATGGATCGGTGTTGCGCATCGGGCGCGACGGCTCTGTCCCGCAGGACAACCCGTTCATTGGCACCGCCGGGGCGCAGGCGGCGATCTGGAGCTTTGGGCACCGCAACCCGCAGGGCGCGGCGATGGATGCCGAAGGGCGGCTGTGGGTGGCCGAGCATGGCGCCAAGGGCGGCGACGAGGTCAATCTGATCGAGCGCGCGGGCAACTACGGCTGGCCGGTGATCTCTTATGGCACGCATTATTCCGGCGCGAAGATCGGCGAGGGTACCGAAAAGCCGGGGCTGACCCAGCCGGTGTTCTACTGGGACCCGTCGATTGCGCCCTCGGGCATGGTGTTCCTTGAGGACAGCGCCGTGCCGGCATGGGACGGCGACGCGCTGGTCGGTTCGCTGAAGTTCGATTTCATCTCGCGGCTCTCGGGGGAGCCGCTGCGCGAGGTCGAGCGGATCGAAGCGCCGGAGACGGGCCGGGTGCGCGACGTGGATCAGGGGCCGGACGGCGCGATCTGGTTCCTGTCCGAGATCGACGGCACGCTCTACCGGATGACGCCACAGACGGGAGCGGGCGAGGACGGCTGA
- a CDS encoding ABC transporter substrate-binding protein, with the protein MKKWLLASTLPLVTAGAAFADDAKIGVILGYTGPIESLTPAMADSAELAMTEVNDSGKFLENVTLVPVRADSTCIDSAAATAAAERLVTTDGIVAIMGADCSGVTGAVLSNVAVPNGVPMISPSATSPALSTVEDNGLFFRTAPSDARQGEVLAGILQDRGISSVALTYTNNDYGKGFADAFEAAFKEAGGEVTLAAPHEDGKADYSAEVGALASAGGDVLVVLGYSDQGGKGMIQAALDTGAFDTFAMGDGMYSDALLADLGSDIDGSFGSVPWAQGEGADKFAEVAEAAGVNAESTYTRESYDAAALIALAMAKGGEPSSAAVAANILDVANAPGEPILPGELGKALEILAEGGDIDYVGATNVELIGAGEAAGTYRYYEVKDGAFETVSFK; encoded by the coding sequence ATGAAGAAGTGGCTTCTGGCCTCTACGCTTCCGCTCGTCACCGCCGGTGCCGCCTTCGCCGATGACGCCAAGATCGGCGTGATCCTCGGCTACACCGGCCCCATCGAGTCGCTGACCCCGGCGATGGCCGACAGTGCCGAACTGGCAATGACCGAGGTGAACGACAGCGGCAAGTTCCTCGAGAACGTCACGCTGGTTCCGGTGCGCGCCGACAGCACCTGCATCGACAGCGCCGCCGCCACCGCCGCCGCAGAGCGCCTTGTCACCACCGACGGCATCGTCGCCATCATGGGCGCCGACTGCTCGGGCGTGACCGGTGCGGTGCTCTCGAACGTCGCCGTGCCGAACGGCGTGCCGATGATCTCGCCCTCGGCGACCTCGCCGGCGCTTTCGACGGTCGAGGACAACGGTCTTTTCTTCCGCACCGCCCCCTCTGACGCGCGTCAGGGCGAAGTGCTGGCGGGCATCCTGCAGGACCGCGGCATCTCTTCGGTGGCGCTGACCTACACCAACAACGACTACGGCAAAGGCTTTGCCGATGCTTTCGAGGCGGCCTTCAAAGAGGCTGGCGGCGAAGTGACCCTCGCCGCGCCGCATGAAGACGGCAAGGCCGATTACTCCGCCGAAGTGGGCGCGCTGGCCTCTGCGGGCGGCGACGTGCTGGTGGTGCTGGGCTATTCCGATCAGGGCGGCAAGGGCATGATCCAAGCCGCGCTCGACACCGGGGCCTTCGACACTTTCGCCATGGGTGACGGCATGTACTCCGACGCGCTGCTGGCCGATCTCGGCAGCGACATCGACGGGTCGTTCGGCTCGGTGCCCTGGGCTCAGGGCGAAGGCGCGGATAAATTCGCCGAGGTTGCCGAAGCCGCCGGTGTGAACGCCGAAAGCACCTACACCCGTGAAAGCTATGACGCGGCGGCGCTGATCGCGCTGGCCATGGCCAAGGGCGGCGAGCCGTCGTCGGCCGCGGTCGCAGCCAACATCCTCGACGTGGCCAACGCGCCGGGCGAGCCGATCCTGCCGGGCGAGCTTGGCAAGGCGCTGGAGATCCTCGCCGAGGGCGGCGACATCGACTACGTCGGCGCCACCAACGTCGAGCTGATCGGCGCAGGCGAAGCCGCTGGCACCTACCGTTACTACGAAGTCAAGGACGGCGCCTTCGAGACCGTCTCCTTCAAGTAA
- a CDS encoding ABC transporter ATP-binding protein, which yields MIRVENLHRHFGGFRAVDGASLEIAKGSITGLVGPNGAGKTTLFNVVAGALPPTSGHVFMDGEDISGLPPHELFHKGLLRTFQIAHEFSSMTCRENLMMVPGNQSGESLWNAIFGRGRIAQEEAALLKQADEVLDFLTISHLKDEKAGNLSGGQKKLLELGRTMMVDAKIVFLDEVGAGVNRTLLNTIGDAILRLNQERGYTFCMIEHDMDFIGRLCDPVIVMAEGKVLAEGTVDEIKANEAVIEAYLGTGLKNKEMIGG from the coding sequence TTGATCCGCGTCGAAAATCTCCACCGCCACTTCGGCGGTTTCCGTGCCGTTGACGGGGCCAGCCTCGAGATCGCCAAGGGCTCGATCACCGGGCTCGTCGGCCCCAATGGCGCGGGTAAAACCACGCTCTTCAACGTCGTGGCCGGTGCGCTGCCGCCGACCTCGGGCCATGTCTTTATGGATGGCGAGGACATCAGCGGCCTGCCGCCGCATGAGCTGTTCCACAAGGGCCTGCTGCGCACCTTCCAGATCGCCCATGAGTTCAGCTCGATGACCTGCCGCGAGAACCTGATGATGGTGCCCGGCAACCAGTCGGGCGAGAGCCTGTGGAACGCCATCTTCGGGCGCGGCCGCATCGCGCAGGAAGAGGCGGCGCTGCTGAAGCAGGCGGACGAGGTGCTCGACTTCCTGACCATCTCGCACCTCAAGGACGAGAAGGCCGGAAACCTCTCGGGCGGGCAGAAGAAGCTGCTGGAACTGGGCCGCACAATGATGGTCGATGCCAAGATCGTCTTCCTCGACGAGGTCGGCGCGGGGGTAAACCGGACCCTGCTGAACACCATCGGCGACGCGATCCTGCGCCTCAACCAAGAGCGCGGCTATACGTTCTGCATGATCGAGCATGACATGGATTTCATCGGCCGCCTGTGCGACCCGGTCATCGTCATGGCCGAGGGCAAGGTGCTGGCCGAGGGCACGGTGGACGAGATCAAGGCCAATGAGGCGGTGATCGAGGCCTATCTGGGCACGGGACTGAAGAATAAGGAGATGATCGGCGGATGA
- a CDS encoding ABC transporter ATP-binding protein, producing the protein MSGETYDDRGNNDRSITNPAGMGEAMPVSGGGHAAPVGKTEGPFLIGDAMTGGYGKGADILHGCTIAVERGEIAVIVGPNGAGKSTAMKAVFGMLDLRSGAVRLDGEDITGLSPQERVRRGMGFVPQVRNIFPSMTVEENLEMGAFIRRDDIRETMEQIYGLFPILKDKRKQAAGELSGGQRQQVAVGRALMTRPKVLMLDEPTAGVSPIVMDELFDRILEVARTGIPILMVEQNARQALEIADKGYVLVQGANAFTGSGKELLADPDVRRSFLGG; encoded by the coding sequence ATGAGCGGCGAGACCTATGACGATCGCGGCAACAACGACCGCTCGATCACCAATCCCGCAGGGATGGGAGAGGCTATGCCGGTCAGCGGCGGCGGTCATGCTGCACCCGTAGGCAAGACTGAAGGGCCGTTCCTCATCGGCGACGCGATGACCGGCGGCTACGGCAAGGGCGCGGATATCCTGCACGGCTGCACCATCGCGGTGGAGCGCGGCGAGATCGCCGTAATCGTGGGGCCCAATGGCGCCGGTAAATCCACCGCCATGAAGGCGGTCTTCGGCATGCTCGACCTGCGCTCGGGCGCGGTGCGGCTCGACGGTGAGGACATCACCGGGCTCAGCCCGCAGGAGCGGGTGCGGCGCGGCATGGGCTTCGTGCCGCAGGTCCGCAACATCTTCCCCTCGATGACCGTCGAGGAGAACCTCGAGATGGGCGCCTTCATCCGGCGCGATGACATCCGCGAGACCATGGAGCAGATCTATGGCCTCTTCCCGATCCTCAAGGACAAGCGCAAGCAGGCGGCGGGCGAGCTTTCGGGCGGCCAGCGCCAGCAGGTCGCCGTGGGCCGCGCGCTGATGACCCGGCCCAAGGTGCTGATGCTGGACGAGCCCACGGCGGGCGTCTCGCCGATCGTCATGGACGAGCTTTTTGACCGCATCCTCGAAGTGGCGCGCACCGGCATTCCGATCCTCATGGTCGAGCAGAACGCCCGGCAGGCGCTGGAGATCGCCGACAAGGGCTATGTGCTGGTGCAGGGCGCGAACGCCTTCACCGGCAGCGGCAAGGAGCTGCTGGCCGATCCCGACGTGCGGCGGAGCTTCCTCGGTGGCTGA
- a CDS encoding branched-chain amino acid ABC transporter permease, which produces MDILNAFVALANFVLVPAIAYGSQLALGALGVTLTYAILRFSNFAHGDTMAWGTMCAVLATWGLQALGVNLGPLPTALLAIPVGILGAALLVLITDRAVYRFYRRQKAKPVILVIVSMGVMFVYNGLTRFVIGPDDQNFADGERFLISARDFKAMTGLDEGLAIKTTQALTVVVALITVSLLFWFLNRTRTGKSMRAYSDNEDLALLSGINPERVVTVTWLIVAALATIAGVLYGLDKSFKPFTYFQLLLPIFAAAIVGGIGNPLGAIAGGFVIAFSEVGITYAWKKVLGYLMPESLAPDGLVQLLSTDYKFAVSFVILVIVLLFRPTGLFKGQTI; this is translated from the coding sequence ATGGATATCCTCAACGCCTTCGTGGCGCTCGCCAATTTCGTTCTTGTCCCCGCCATCGCCTATGGCAGCCAGTTGGCGCTTGGCGCGCTGGGGGTGACGCTGACCTACGCCATCCTGCGGTTTTCCAACTTCGCCCATGGCGACACGATGGCCTGGGGCACCATGTGCGCCGTGCTGGCCACATGGGGGCTGCAGGCGCTTGGGGTGAACCTCGGGCCGCTGCCCACCGCGCTGCTGGCGATCCCGGTCGGCATCCTCGGCGCTGCCCTGCTGGTGCTGATCACCGACCGCGCGGTCTATCGCTTTTACCGCAGGCAGAAGGCCAAGCCGGTGATCCTGGTGATCGTCTCGATGGGGGTGATGTTCGTCTACAACGGGCTGACGCGCTTCGTCATCGGACCGGATGACCAGAACTTCGCCGACGGTGAGCGGTTCCTGATCTCGGCCCGCGATTTCAAGGCGATGACTGGCCTTGATGAGGGGCTGGCGATCAAGACCACGCAGGCGCTGACCGTGGTGGTCGCGCTGATAACCGTCTCGCTGCTCTTTTGGTTCCTGAACCGCACGCGCACCGGCAAGTCCATGCGCGCCTATTCCGACAATGAGGATCTGGCGCTGCTTTCGGGCATCAACCCCGAGCGCGTGGTCACCGTCACCTGGCTCATCGTGGCGGCGCTGGCGACCATCGCGGGCGTGCTCTACGGGCTCGACAAGAGCTTCAAGCCCTTCACCTACTTCCAACTGCTGCTGCCGATCTTCGCGGCGGCCATCGTCGGCGGTATCGGCAATCCGCTGGGCGCCATCGCCGGCGGCTTTGTCATCGCCTTTTCCGAGGTCGGCATCACCTACGCGTGGAAGAAGGTTCTGGGCTATCTGATGCCCGAGAGCCTTGCGCCCGACGGGCTCGTGCAACTGCTTTCCACCGACTACAAATTCGCGGTCAGCTTCGTGATCCTGGTGATCGTGCTGCTGTTCCGCCCGACCGGACTGTTCAAGGGGCAGACCATATGA